Part of the Leptospira sp. GIMC2001 genome, TATTCCCGACTTCAAAATGGAAAAATACCATATAGATCGAAGACAAGAGCAAATGGAAGCCGAAGGTGTTGTTTTCAAGACTAATACCAATGTTGGTAAAGATATAACTGCTCAAGATCTAATGAAGGGTTATGACGCGATCATCCTTGCTATGGGTTCTGAAGTCCCAAGAGATCTTCCCGTTGAAGGTCGCCCACTAACAGGCGTTCATTTTGCAATGGATTTTCTTGCTCGCAACAATCGATTGGTTGATGGAATCGATGTACCAGACAAAATCATGGCTACCGGCAAAGACGTGATAGTGATTGGTGGGGGTGATACTGGTTCGGATTGTGTGGGCACATCCAATAGGCACGGTGCTAAATCTATTAAGCAATTGGAAATTTTTCCAGCTCCTCCAAAGGAAAGAGATAAAACTACACCCTGGCCTCTGTATCCGAAAATGTACAGAACGTCCTCTTCTCATGAAGAAGGTGTCGATCGTAAATGGGCAGTCAACACAATTGCTTTCATAGGTAACGAGAAAGGTGAAGTTACCAAGCTAAAAGGATCCGAAGTAGAATTCAAGGACGGACGCCCTGTACCCGTTCCTGGGACTGAATTTGAATGGCCAGCTGATCTAGTTTTACTAGCTATGGGATTCGTTCATCCAGTCAAAGAGGGAATCATCTCACAATTCCAAGAAATGGGTCTACAGATTGATCCTCGAGGTAATGTGGATGCCAAATTTGGAAATGCTGATGGATCTTTTGCAACTGGCGTATCAAAAGTATTTGCTTGCGGAGATGTAAGACGCGGACAAT contains:
- a CDS encoding glutamate synthase subunit beta; the protein is MGKPTGFIEFDKKTLKKIEPNERIKNYKEFESDYDEPIAKEQGARCMDCGIPFCHGDTGCPVENLIPEFNDFVYRGKWKEALENLHSTNNFPEFTGRLCPAPCESACTLGIIASPVSIKAIERTIIDRGWKEGWIKPRIAEHKSGKKVAVIGSGPAGLATAQQLARAGHSVTVYEKNEKIGGLLRYGIPDFKMEKYHIDRRQEQMEAEGVVFKTNTNVGKDITAQDLMKGYDAIILAMGSEVPRDLPVEGRPLTGVHFAMDFLARNNRLVDGIDVPDKIMATGKDVIVIGGGDTGSDCVGTSNRHGAKSIKQLEIFPAPPKERDKTTPWPLYPKMYRTSSSHEEGVDRKWAVNTIAFIGNEKGEVTKLKGSEVEFKDGRPVPVPGTEFEWPADLVLLAMGFVHPVKEGIISQFQEMGLQIDPRGNVDAKFGNADGSFATGVSKVFACGDVRRGQSLIVWAISEGRKCATQVHKFLTAEVEA